CTTAATTATGAAGCTTTCAAGGAGTTAGCAAAAAAACAAGATTTAAGTGTTTATGAAAAGATTGGTTTTCCGGATGCTTACAGGCAAGGTTTTGAAAATATTATATTTGAAGATATTAGAAATAAGGCTGATCTACTAAACAGCACTCAAAAAGTAGTTTTGGATATCGGCTCAGGATGCAGTGAATTATCACAAATGATGAAAGATATTTGCAAACAGAATCAGCACGAATTAATAATGAGTGATTCGGAGGAAATGCTCTCATTTCATAAAGATGAGAATTTTATTACCAAAGTACCTGGGCTATTCCCTAAAACCATAGGAGATATAAAAGGATTATTTTCTCAAGTGGATATTATTATTTGTTATAGTGTTTTTCATTATATTTTTCTTGATACGAATGTATGGGAGTTTATTGATAAATCACTATCTTTATTATCGTCAGGAGGCCAGTTTTTAATTGGAGATATACCTAATATCTCTAAAAGGAAGCGTTTTTTCTCAAGTGAGCAGGGTATAAAATTCCACCAAGATTTTATACAAGATAATAACAGCATACCTGATGTAAAATATAATTTAATTGAAGCAGGAAAAATTGATGATTCAATCATCTATGCTATTATGCAAAGAGCAAACTTAGCCGGGTTTGACGCTTATTTATTACCACAAAATGTGCAGTTACCTATGGCTAACAGAAGGGATGATATATTGATAAGGAAGCCTTAATGCATAAACATAAGAAATTAATAATAGTTGGTGATAGTGATTTTGCTCAAATTGCTTTTGAGTATTTTACTCATGATTCCAGCTACAAGGTTGATGCCTTCGTTGTAGAAAGAGATTATCGGACTAGAGACATGTTATTCGGATTGCCAGTAGTTGATCTAGAGAATATAGCTGATAATTACAATCCTTCAAAATATGAGGTATTCATAGCAG
Above is a genomic segment from Candidatus Jidaibacter acanthamoeba containing:
- a CDS encoding class I SAM-dependent methyltransferase, with translation MSKSIEDIANMELNYEAFKELAKKQDLSVYEKIGFPDAYRQGFENIIFEDIRNKADLLNSTQKVVLDIGSGCSELSQMMKDICKQNQHELIMSDSEEMLSFHKDENFITKVPGLFPKTIGDIKGLFSQVDIIICYSVFHYIFLDTNVWEFIDKSLSLLSSGGQFLIGDIPNISKRKRFFSSEQGIKFHQDFIQDNNSIPDVKYNLIEAGKIDDSIIYAIMQRANLAGFDAYLLPQNVQLPMANRRDDILIRKP